A stretch of Deinococcus radiopugnans ATCC 19172 DNA encodes these proteins:
- a CDS encoding LacI family DNA-binding transcriptional regulator, producing the protein MTRSSKPETGRVSIREVAAASGVSTATVSKVLSGRADYPVRAETAERVRRVALELGYVPDVAARNLRTRQTGQLGVVLEAVGASEPDSLLGAMTTSNAVRRTFDGAIMAGLSDAARSLNVPALVVYPGSSGLHHTYLDGRVDGLLVSCDPLRGHQLLQDLAQLPLPVVALWTQRVPPGISSVDVDHAAGARQAVGHLLGLGHTRIAFYGGGEASGVEHFQRREQGYREAMTAAGLSPLAAVHSGDLLVQAVRQGEVSAVFAETDLGAAAVVQALARARMSVPADLSLVGFDDILGAEYIAGGLTTVYQPAAEMAAEGVRVLLARLGGKPVSQTLLSPHLLVRRSTAPLTVPRSRVTATD; encoded by the coding sequence GTGACTAGGTCGAGCAAGCCCGAAACCGGGCGCGTCAGCATCCGCGAGGTGGCCGCCGCGTCGGGCGTCAGCACGGCCACGGTGTCCAAGGTGCTGTCGGGCCGCGCGGACTATCCAGTGCGTGCCGAGACCGCCGAGCGGGTCAGGCGGGTGGCCCTGGAGCTGGGTTACGTGCCGGACGTGGCCGCCCGCAACCTGCGGACCCGGCAGACCGGGCAACTGGGCGTGGTGCTGGAAGCGGTGGGCGCGTCGGAACCCGACAGTCTGCTGGGGGCCATGACCACCAGCAACGCAGTCCGCCGGACTTTTGACGGCGCGATCATGGCGGGCCTCAGCGACGCGGCGCGCAGCCTGAACGTGCCGGCACTGGTGGTTTATCCGGGCAGTAGCGGCCTGCACCACACCTATCTGGACGGGCGGGTCGACGGGCTGCTGGTCAGTTGCGATCCGTTGCGCGGCCACCAGTTGCTTCAGGATCTGGCCCAACTGCCGCTCCCCGTGGTGGCGCTGTGGACCCAGCGGGTGCCGCCGGGCATCAGCAGCGTGGACGTGGACCATGCGGCGGGCGCGCGGCAGGCCGTCGGGCATCTGCTGGGGCTGGGGCACACCCGCATCGCCTTTTACGGCGGCGGTGAGGCCAGCGGCGTCGAACACTTCCAGCGCCGGGAACAGGGCTACCGGGAGGCGATGACCGCCGCCGGACTCTCCCCCCTGGCGGCCGTGCATAGCGGTGATCTGCTGGTGCAGGCCGTCAGACAGGGCGAGGTCAGCGCGGTCTTCGCCGAAACCGATCTGGGCGCGGCGGCGGTGGTGCAGGCCCTCGCCAGGGCCAGGATGAGCGTTCCCGCCGACCTCTCGCTGGTGGGTTTCGACGACATCCTGGGCGCGGAATACATCGCGGGCGGCCTGACGACGGTGTATCAGCCCGCAGCGGAAATGGCGGCGGAGGGCGTGCGCGTTCTGCTGGCCCGGCTGGGGGGAAAGCCCGTGTCGCAGACGCTGCTGTCCCCACATCTGCTGGTGCGCCGCAGCACCGCACCGTTGACTGTTCCCAGGTCCAGAGTCACAGCCACGGACTGA
- the xylF gene encoding D-xylose ABC transporter substrate-binding protein, translating into MKRMGLLTAVLGLSLLASPALAQKQVVVGVSWSNFQEERWKTDEAAIKAQLDKLGAKYLSADAQSSNEKQISDIESLVTRGATVLLVLAQDTEAVLPAIAKAKADGIPVVSYDRLIEDPWAFYISFDNKEVGRLQARMILNAKPKGNYAFIKGSPSDPNAALLYAGQLEVLDKAIKSGAIKNVGSQFTEGWQPEIAQRNMEQMLTANQNKIDAVVASNDGTAGGAVSALAGVGLAGKIPVSGQDADKAALNRIAKGLQTGTVWKDSRTLGTEAAKIAVQLAGGTKVNAIKGSSTFNGGPRKVAVSSILLKPVVITKANLGTLITAKWATKAEICNGVTGAAAPAACR; encoded by the coding sequence ATGAAACGAATGGGCCTATTGACCGCCGTTCTCGGCCTGAGCCTTCTCGCCTCGCCCGCCCTGGCACAGAAGCAGGTGGTGGTGGGCGTCAGTTGGTCCAACTTTCAGGAGGAGCGCTGGAAGACCGACGAGGCGGCGATCAAGGCGCAACTGGACAAGCTGGGGGCCAAGTACCTCAGTGCCGACGCCCAGAGCTCCAACGAGAAGCAGATCTCGGACATCGAGAGTCTGGTGACACGCGGCGCAACCGTGCTGCTGGTGTTGGCCCAGGACACCGAGGCCGTGCTGCCTGCCATCGCCAAGGCCAAGGCCGACGGCATCCCGGTGGTGTCGTATGACCGCCTGATCGAGGACCCCTGGGCGTTCTACATCTCGTTCGACAACAAGGAAGTCGGGCGTTTGCAGGCCAGGATGATCCTGAATGCCAAACCCAAGGGCAATTACGCCTTTATCAAGGGCAGCCCCAGCGATCCCAACGCGGCCCTGCTGTACGCCGGCCAACTGGAAGTGCTGGACAAGGCGATCAAGTCCGGCGCGATCAAGAACGTGGGCAGTCAGTTCACCGAGGGCTGGCAGCCCGAGATCGCCCAGCGCAACATGGAGCAGATGCTGACCGCCAACCAGAACAAGATCGACGCGGTGGTGGCCTCCAACGACGGCACGGCGGGCGGCGCGGTCTCGGCACTGGCGGGCGTGGGGTTGGCGGGCAAGATTCCCGTCTCGGGCCAGGACGCCGACAAGGCCGCCCTGAACCGGATTGCCAAGGGGCTGCAGACCGGGACCGTCTGGAAGGACTCGCGCACGCTGGGCACCGAAGCGGCCAAGATCGCCGTGCAACTGGCGGGCGGGACCAAAGTCAACGCCATCAAGGGCAGCAGCACCTTCAACGGCGGCCCCAGAAAGGTGGCGGTGTCCAGCATCCTCCTCAAGCCCGTCGTGATCACCAAGGCCAACCTCGGCACGCTGATCACCGCCAAGTGGGCCACCAAGGCCGAAATCTGCAACGGCGTGACGGGCGCTGCGGCCCCGGCAGCCTGCCGCTGA
- a CDS encoding sugar ABC transporter permease: MQSVKTVSTTPPRRLLAQLGLDGRLLFMVLAIAGIWIAFNLLTDGVFITSRNLWNLSVQTASVGVMVSGMVLIIVMRNIDLSIGSILGFTGMAMAVLNIRVFTQETWWGALLTLALGLLLGLGIGMVQGTWVAVLGVPSFIVTLGGLLIFRGGAWLLTSGQTVAPLTETFQILGGGLNGSIGGPASWGVGALIAAAIVWTDLRNYRQRARRGLPNRSAALQLVFTGVTLALVLAFVLVMNSYPDPRSGLARGIPVPVLIMLAVTAVMMWVVRATRFGRYVFAYGGNPEAARLAGINTTRLTILVFGIMGMLAALAGAIQTARLNAGTNSTGTLAELSVIAAAVIGGTSLAGGTGSIPGAFLGAILMASLINGMLLLDLPSAWQNVVQGLVLMLAVTLDGLFQRRRAK; this comes from the coding sequence ATGCAGAGTGTCAAGACCGTTTCAACCACGCCGCCCAGGCGATTACTGGCACAACTGGGCCTGGATGGCCGATTGCTGTTCATGGTGCTGGCGATTGCCGGCATCTGGATTGCCTTCAACCTGCTGACCGACGGGGTCTTCATCACTTCCCGCAACCTGTGGAACCTGTCGGTGCAGACCGCGTCGGTGGGCGTGATGGTCAGCGGCATGGTGCTGATCATCGTCATGCGGAACATCGACCTGTCCATCGGCTCGATCCTGGGCTTCACGGGCATGGCGATGGCGGTCCTGAACATCCGCGTGTTCACTCAGGAGACGTGGTGGGGCGCGCTGCTCACGCTGGCGCTGGGGCTGCTGCTGGGGCTGGGCATCGGCATGGTGCAGGGAACGTGGGTGGCGGTGCTGGGCGTGCCGTCCTTTATCGTCACGCTGGGCGGCCTGCTGATCTTCCGGGGCGGCGCGTGGCTGCTGACCAGCGGCCAGACGGTTGCGCCCCTGACCGAGACCTTCCAGATTTTGGGCGGCGGCCTGAACGGCTCGATTGGCGGCCCGGCAAGCTGGGGCGTGGGCGCACTGATCGCGGCGGCCATCGTCTGGACGGACCTGCGGAACTATCGGCAGCGGGCCAGACGTGGATTGCCCAACCGCTCCGCCGCGCTGCAACTCGTCTTCACCGGCGTCACGCTGGCGCTGGTGCTGGCCTTCGTGCTGGTGATGAACAGCTACCCCGATCCCCGCAGCGGCCTGGCGCGCGGCATTCCGGTGCCGGTGCTGATCATGCTGGCGGTCACGGCGGTGATGATGTGGGTGGTGCGCGCCACCCGGTTCGGCCGCTACGTGTTCGCCTATGGCGGCAACCCGGAAGCCGCGCGGCTGGCCGGGATCAACACCACCCGCCTGACCATCCTGGTCTTCGGCATCATGGGGATGCTGGCCGCCCTGGCCGGGGCGATTCAAACGGCCCGATTGAACGCCGGGACCAACTCCACCGGCACCCTGGCCGAGCTGAGCGTGATCGCGGCGGCCGTGATCGGCGGCACCTCGCTGGCGGGCGGCACCGGCAGCATCCCCGGCGCATTTCTGGGCGCAATCCTGATGGCCAGCCTGATCAACGGCATGCTGCTGCTGGACCTGCCCAGCGCGTGGCAGAACGTGGTGCAGGGGCTGGTGCTGATGCTGGCGGTCACGCTGGACGGCCTCTTCCAGCGCCGGAGGGCCAAATGA
- a CDS encoding ATP-binding cassette domain-containing protein, whose protein sequence is MSAASAPQQVTPLVEARGISKSFGGIHALEHVNVSLAPGEVLGLLGHNGAGKSTLIKMLSGAYTADAGQILLDGQEVKLTSPRAAQRLGIETIYQNLALADNLDVAANIFLGRELLRGGALDEDTMELEARKVLDRLKVNLPDLKKPVFNLSGGQRQCIAISRAIYFKARVLIMDEPTAALGPQETHQVNELIKSLKTEGVGIFLISHDMHDVFDLADRVTVMKNGKVVGSALTSQITQDEVLEMIIAGKLPGRDVLTV, encoded by the coding sequence ATGAGCGCCGCCTCTGCCCCGCAGCAGGTCACGCCGCTGGTGGAGGCGCGCGGCATCTCCAAGAGTTTTGGCGGGATCCACGCACTGGAGCACGTCAATGTCAGTCTGGCTCCCGGCGAGGTGCTGGGGCTGCTGGGGCACAACGGTGCGGGCAAATCCACCCTCATCAAGATGCTTTCCGGGGCGTACACCGCCGATGCCGGGCAGATTCTGCTGGACGGGCAGGAAGTGAAACTCACCAGTCCCCGCGCCGCGCAGCGGCTGGGCATCGAGACGATCTACCAGAATCTGGCGCTGGCCGACAATCTGGACGTGGCCGCCAACATCTTCCTGGGGCGCGAGTTGCTGCGCGGCGGCGCGCTGGACGAGGACACCATGGAGCTGGAGGCCCGCAAGGTGCTGGACCGCCTGAAAGTCAACCTGCCGGACCTCAAGAAACCCGTGTTCAACCTGTCGGGCGGCCAGCGCCAGTGCATCGCCATCAGCCGGGCCATCTATTTCAAGGCCAGGGTGCTGATCATGGACGAACCCACCGCCGCACTGGGACCGCAGGAAACGCATCAGGTCAACGAGCTGATCAAGTCGCTGAAGACCGAGGGTGTGGGGATCTTTCTGATCAGCCACGACATGCATGACGTGTTCGACCTGGCCGACCGCGTGACCGTCATGAAAAACGGGAAAGTGGTGGGCAGCGCCCTGACCTCGCAGATCACGCAGGACGAGGTGCTGGAGATGATCATCGCGGGCAAGTTGCCGGGGCGGGATGTGCTGACGGTCTAG